One Catenulispora sp. GP43 genomic window, TCGACGCCGACGACGTACCCGTGCCACGGCGTGAAGTCGCAGTGCGCGCCGAACGCGGCGTAGACCACGCCGTCCATGAGCAGCAGCCCGGGGCGCTGCATCTCGTGGAACGCGTCGAACGGCGTCGAGGGGTCGTTGCTCGGCGAGCCCTTGATGGTGACCGGCCACCCCGACCGCTCGGCACCGGTGCCGGGGTCGATCGCGTGCATCAGCCAACTCGCCTGGGTCGGGTCGTTGTCGGCGTAGGTCTTGGAAGTGAAGTAGACGGTGTTGCTGGCCGGATCGAAGACCGGCGTGGCGGTGACGCCGATCGTGGGCCCGAGGTCCCCGCAGCCGGTCGGCGGGTCGATCGACGAGGCCGGCCAGGCCGGGCCGAGGTCCGAGCGCGTCCACTGGATCGCGCCGGTCTGCGGATTCAGGCCGTAGACCTTGTTGTTCTCGGTCGCGACGACGAGCGTGCCGCCGGCCACCAGGGGCTGGGCGAAGACCTGGCCGTCGACCGTGGTCGAGAAGATCTGGCCGAAGCTGGGGTCTGAGACGTCGGCCGGGCTCAGGCCGGGCTCGTGCTGGTCCCAGCCGGTCCGCGCGTTGTCGACGGACACGGTGGTGTCGTCGGCCTTGGCCGCCTCGGGCTGGGCTATACCGGCGGCGACGACGGCCGCGGTGACGCCCAGCGCGGCTATGCGGGATCGGTGTGTCGGCATGGCTGTCCCTCTCCTGGAACACGCCGACTGACCGGCGGTGACGTTGAAAATGTTCCCAAGTCTTATAGGGCGCGGGGGAGTTGAGTCAACACAGGTGAATCCTCCCGGGGATCTGGCGGCGCGGTCCGTCTTCGCGATGCGCCGAATCGGTCCGCGCGGCGCTGACAGAACTCTGATATTGGAGCTGGGCTATCGTCGAGGTGATGACCACCTGAACCCGTATAGGAGACCGGCATGAGATCTGTCTTCAAGCGGTTCGGCGGGATGGCTGCCGCCACGGGCATCGCGGTCATGATGACCGCCGCGCCCTCGCACGCAGCCGTCGCCGCCGGGACCGTCGCGCCGAACGCCAGCATGGTGGAGTACGCCCTCGGGATCTCGCCGAACGCCACGGCGATCGAGTACGGCCTCGCGGTGTCTCCGGATGCCACCGCGATCGAGTACGGCCTCTGATCCGCCTCCGAGTGCCTGCACCTTCGAGACGACCGGTGGCCCGGACCTGATCAGGTCCGGGCCACCGGCGTGTCGAGCGCCCGCTCAGGACATCAGGACATCAGGACATCAAGCCACCGGCACCAACGTGAACTCCTGCGCGGTATCCCCCGCTGTACACGTCCACTGCTGTAGCCGCGTCCCGTTCGTCGTACCGCGGTTCGTCACGTCCAGGCACTCCGTGCCGCTGTTCCGCGCCGTGAACGTGTACGCGCTCCCCACCTGCGTCGGCAACCACTGCTGGTTCGTCCCGCCGCCCGCAGTCCAGAGCTGGATCGGCGTGCCGTCGCCGGTAGCGCCCTGACCGCCGGTCACGTCCCACGCCTCGCTCGGGGCGTTGCGGTTCACCACCTGGTAGTAACCGTTACTCGTGGCGCGGAACTGCCATTCCTGGTTGGCCTGGCCGCCGCCGCTGCCGCAGACCCACTGCTGCACCGCCGTGCCGTCCGTGGTGCCCCAGCCGGCGGCGTCGGCGCACAGGCCGCTGTTGGTGTTCACCACCTCGTACCACTTCGTCGGGTCGATGCCGCCGGTCCCGCCCCCGCCGCCGGAGGTCAGTTGGGGCCAGGTGAAGGTCGCAACGGCTCGGGCCGGAAGGGTGTAGGTGAAGGACTGGCCGTTCTCCGCGACGTTGAAGGTGTGGGCGTTGGCCGTGTCCGCGTTGAGGACGACCAGGGCGTTGGAGCCGTCGGGGTTGCGGAAGGCGACGTCCTCGATGTTGCCCGAGCCGAAGGTGTTCGAGTCGATGCGGACCGCGCCGGGCTTCACGAACTTGCTGGCCTGGCCGAGGACGTAGTACTCCGCGTTGTACGTCGCGGTGCCGGCGTTGTTGTCGACGGTCACCGCCGCGGTGCAGGTGGTGCAGTTCATGCTCGGGCCGCCGCCCGGGTTCAGGGCGACGTTCCAGGTCGCGACGGTCTTGGCCCAGTTGCGGGTGGCGCCGATGATCAGGTTCTCGGTCTGCCAGTCCAGGCTGTCGGCGAAGGTGTTGGCGGGGTTCGAGGACTGCGAGCCCGAGCATTCGGTGAAGTACGTGTCCTTGCCCGGGTAGGCGTTGTGGACCGTGCTCTGGGCGCTGGGGTCGCCGGAGTAGCAGTGCCACGCCGTGCCGGCCGTGTACTGGGATGCCGTGGAGTCGCCGAGGATCGTCTCGGGGAACGAGGGGTCGTTCCAGTTGTGGTCGTAGCCGATGATCTTCGTCGCCACACCGGACGAGGCCAGTGCCGGCCCGAGGTCGCCGCCGATCAGGCTGGTCTCCTGGGACGCCGTCAGCGTCGAGCCGGGGTAGTTCGAGGGCGAGTACTCCGGCTCGTTCTGCGGCGTCAGCAAGGCGACCGGGACGCCGGCGGCCTGGTAGGCCTGGGCGAACTTGACCAGGTAGTTCGCGTAGGTCTGGTAGTCGGAGGCGTTCAGCGAGCCGCCGACCATCGACCCGCTGGACTTCATCCAGCCCGGCGGGCTCCAGGGCGTGCCCATGACGGTCAGCGCGGGATTGAGCTGCAGCGCCTGCTTGAGGACCGGGATGATGTAGGCGTTGTCGTGGCTGATCGAGAAGTGCGCCAGCGACGGGTCGGCCTGGCCCGCGGGCATGTCGTCGTAGCTGTACTGCGACAACGAGAAGTCGGACGCGCCGATCGGCTGCCGCAGGAAGCTCAGCCCGATGCCCTGGGTGGGATCGAACAGCTTCGTCATGATCGACGAGCGCTGCGGCGAGTTCGCGACCAGCCACGCCGACGAGTCGGTGAACGACGCGCCGAAGCCGGTCATGCTCTGGTAGGCGGTCCCGGGGTTGACCGTGATCGTCTGGCTTGCCGAGCCGGCGCCGCTGGCGAACGTCGTGCCTGCCTGCGGACTGAGCAGTTGGCTCCGGTCCGCGGTGGTCTCCCACACCGACACCGCCGTCGCGGCCGTCGCCGCTGCCGCCGCATGCGGCGCGACAAGGCTTCCGGCCGCCCCGGCGACGAGGGCGAGTGCTCCCAAGGAAGCCGCAAGGGGTCTGCTGTGCCTGCTGCCGAACATCTCCGCGTGATCCTCCTTCACCCCGTGCTGTAACAAATGAAACAGCTATGTAACGGCCGTTGGCATGGAGGAAAGCAGTGACGTGACACGCTGTCAATGGTCGGAGCGAGTTCCGCAACAAGCTCGGTCACGGCGGCTGGTGAAACAGAAGCGTTACATGGCGCGGCGCGGGCCGGTGGAACCGCGCACCACCAGTTCCGTGGCGAGCTCCACGTGCAGGGCGTCCACCGGCCGGCGGTCGATCAGCCGGATCAGCAGGCTGACGGCCATCCGTCCCATCTCCGCGAGCGGCTGGCGGACGGTGGTGAGCATCGGGCTGGCGGCCTGGGCCAGGTCGATGTCGTCGAACCCGGTGACGGACAGATCGGTGGGCACCCGCAGGCCGCGGTCCGCCGCGGCGGCCATGGCCCCGATGGCCGTCTTGTCGTTGAAGCAGACCAGGGCGGTCGGGGCGGCGGGCAGGTCGAGCAGCTCGCCCGCGGCCTGGTGCCCCTGCCGGACTGTCGGCTCGACGGACCGGACCAGCTCCCGATCGGGCAGGATCCCGGCGTCGGCCAGCGCCGAGGTGTGCCCGGCCAGTCGGTCGCGGGCGGCCAGCCACTCCTCAGGCCCGGCGATGACGCCGATGCGCCGGTGGCCTTCGGCGAGCAGATGATGCGTGGCGCTGCGCGCGCCGGCCAGATGCGCGGCCGAGACCGCCGCGATGTCCCGGGGCACCTCGCCGCGCGGGTCGACGACCACGAACGGGAAGCCCTGCGCCCGCAGTGCGACCAGCTGCTCGTCGGGCTCGGGCGGCAGGATCATGATGGCGCCGGCGACCCCGCTGCGGCCGGCGAGTGTCGGCAGCACGGTCGCGGCCTGGGAGATCTCGCCCGCGTCGAGGATCAAAGTCCTGTCATGCGGCTCCAGGCTCTCGGCGATCGAGGAGACGATCAGCCCGAAGTAGTCGGTCAGCGTGTAGGGGCAGCGCAGGTAGACGGCCCCTTGCGCCTCGGGATCCGCCCCCGCGCCGGCCTGCGCGCCGAGCCGTTCGACCGTGCGCTGCACCAGATCCCGGGTCGCCGGGGCGACGTTCGCGTGGTCGTTGAGCACCCGGGACACGGTCGCGATCGACACCCCCGTGGCCGCGGCGATGTCCCGGACGGTCGCCTTCGCCCGCCGGGCCGGAGCCGCGTCAGCCATGCGTTACATCCCGTTTCACTCGCGCAGCATATCCATGTCCCGCAGCGTGTCGGCATCCCTTGACAGGGCAGGGGAAGCGTTGGTTTCCTCAGAGCGATGTTTCACCACTGTTACATGTTGTTACATCCTCGAGAGGGGACAGCCGTATGCCTCGCAGATCCTCCATGCCCCACAGACTCTCAGCGCCGGCCCTGATCGGCGGCCTCGTCGTCACGGCCTGCTCGATCGTCCCGGTCGCCTCCGCCGCCGACGCCGCCGACACCGCCCGCGCGAAGCCCGTCGCGGCCCACGTATGGCTCACGACCCCCGACGGCACGAACCGCCTGGCCGACAAGGGCACCGTCGCTTTCGGCGCGACGCCGGCCACCGCCCCGACCGTGGTGGTCGATCCCACTGTGACCTACCAGACCATGCAGGGCTTCGGCGCGGCGATCACCGATTCCTCCGCGACCGTGCT contains:
- a CDS encoding RICIN domain-containing protein; the protein is MGALALVAGAAGSLVAPHAAAAATAATAVSVWETTADRSQLLSPQAGTTFASGAGSASQTITVNPGTAYQSMTGFGASFTDSSAWLVANSPQRSSIMTKLFDPTQGIGLSFLRQPIGASDFSLSQYSYDDMPAGQADPSLAHFSISHDNAYIIPVLKQALQLNPALTVMGTPWSPPGWMKSSGSMVGGSLNASDYQTYANYLVKFAQAYQAAGVPVALLTPQNEPEYSPSNYPGSTLTASQETSLIGGDLGPALASSGVATKIIGYDHNWNDPSFPETILGDSTASQYTAGTAWHCYSGDPSAQSTVHNAYPGKDTYFTECSGSQSSNPANTFADSLDWQTENLIIGATRNWAKTVATWNVALNPGGGPSMNCTTCTAAVTVDNNAGTATYNAEYYVLGQASKFVKPGAVRIDSNTFGSGNIEDVAFRNPDGSNALVVLNADTANAHTFNVAENGQSFTYTLPARAVATFTWPQLTSGGGGGTGGIDPTKWYEVVNTNSGLCADAAGWGTTDGTAVQQWVCGSGGGQANQEWQFRATSNGYYQVVNRNAPSEAWDVTGGQGATGDGTPIQLWTAGGGTNQQWLPTQVGSAYTFTARNSGTECLDVTNRGTTNGTRLQQWTCTAGDTAQEFTLVPVA
- a CDS encoding LacI family DNA-binding transcriptional regulator, whose protein sequence is MADAAPARRAKATVRDIAAATGVSIATVSRVLNDHANVAPATRDLVQRTVERLGAQAGAGADPEAQGAVYLRCPYTLTDYFGLIVSSIAESLEPHDRTLILDAGEISQAATVLPTLAGRSGVAGAIMILPPEPDEQLVALRAQGFPFVVVDPRGEVPRDIAAVSAAHLAGARSATHHLLAEGHRRIGVIAGPEEWLAARDRLAGHTSALADAGILPDRELVRSVEPTVRQGHQAAGELLDLPAAPTALVCFNDKTAIGAMAAAADRGLRVPTDLSVTGFDDIDLAQAASPMLTTVRQPLAEMGRMAVSLLIRLIDRRPVDALHVELATELVVRGSTGPRRAM